One part of the Streptomyces lienomycini genome encodes these proteins:
- a CDS encoding fumarylacetoacetate hydrolase family protein, which yields MESAAVHPRPVLTGSCVLPEDADRAALVARVHAPEWDGPCVAAVRGERVVDLTAVVPTVSDLLERDDAAAVVREADGGRVWHLDELLEAPHGRRDVPHLLAPVDLQVIKAAGVTFAGSLLERVIEERTGGDPSQAARVRARVERAVGGALDGVRPGSPEADRVKELLVAEGLWSPYLEVGIGPDPEVFTKAPVLSAVGIGADIGVLGASVWNNPEPEVVLVVDSRGRVRGATLGNDVNLRDVEGRSALLLARAKDNNASCAIGPFIRLFDDGFDLDTVRGLDVGLRVDGPEGYALHGSSSMREISRDVTDLVAATHGPHHQYPDGFVLFTGTLFAPTEDRTAPGSGFTHEHGDVVRISSPRLGTLVNTVVTSEQAAPWTFGIRALTRSLARRGVL from the coding sequence GTGGAATCGGCAGCAGTACACCCTCGTCCGGTCCTCACCGGCTCCTGCGTCCTGCCGGAGGACGCGGACCGCGCGGCCCTCGTGGCACGCGTCCACGCCCCGGAATGGGACGGGCCGTGTGTGGCCGCGGTGCGCGGAGAGCGTGTCGTCGACCTGACGGCCGTCGTTCCCACCGTCTCCGACCTCCTGGAACGCGACGACGCGGCGGCCGTCGTCCGCGAGGCCGACGGAGGACGCGTCTGGCACCTGGACGAACTGCTCGAAGCACCCCACGGCCGTCGTGACGTTCCCCATCTGCTCGCGCCCGTCGACCTTCAGGTGATCAAGGCCGCCGGTGTGACCTTCGCCGGGAGCCTGCTGGAACGCGTCATCGAGGAGCGCACGGGCGGCGATCCGTCGCAGGCCGCCCGGGTACGGGCCCGTGTCGAGCGGGCGGTGGGCGGCGCGCTCGACGGTGTCCGTCCCGGATCGCCCGAGGCGGACCGGGTGAAGGAACTGCTCGTCGCCGAGGGTCTGTGGTCGCCGTACCTGGAGGTCGGCATCGGGCCGGACCCGGAGGTGTTCACCAAGGCGCCGGTCCTGTCCGCGGTCGGCATCGGCGCCGACATCGGAGTGCTCGGCGCCTCGGTGTGGAACAACCCCGAGCCCGAGGTCGTCCTCGTCGTGGACTCGCGCGGCCGCGTACGCGGCGCGACGCTCGGCAACGACGTCAATCTCCGTGACGTCGAGGGACGCAGCGCGCTGCTGCTGGCCCGTGCCAAGGACAACAACGCCTCGTGCGCCATCGGCCCGTTCATCCGCCTGTTCGACGACGGCTTCGACCTCGACACCGTCCGCGGGCTCGACGTCGGCCTGCGGGTCGACGGCCCGGAGGGCTACGCACTGCACGGCAGCAGCTCCATGCGCGAGATCAGCCGCGACGTCACGGACCTGGTGGCCGCCACGCACGGTCCGCACCACCAGTACCCCGACGGCTTCGTGCTGTTCACCGGGACGCTGTTCGCCCCCACCGAGGACCGGACGGCACCGGGGTCGGGTTTCACCCACGAGCACGGCGACGTCGTACGCATCTCCAGCCCGCGACTCGGCACCCTGGTCAACACCGTCGTCACCAGCGAGCAGGCCGCGCCGTGGACGTTCGGCATACGTGCGCTGACGCGCAGTCTCGCCCGGCGCGGCGTGCTGTGA
- a CDS encoding IlvD/Edd family dehydratase, whose protein sequence is MTDGQRTSRRSQAWFGAQGRSGMIYRSWMRNQGFGHEVFDGRPVIGIATSASELAPCNAHLTHVAEAVKRGVWQAGGLPLQFPTMATGETLMRPTAMLYRNLMAMEVEELIRANPLDGVVLLSGCDKTTPAMLMGAASVDLPAVMVTGGPMLNGKYRGQDVGSGTHVWKFEEDLKAGRMTEEECFFAEGCMARSNGHCMTMGTASTMACVAEALGMQLPGSAAWPAVDSRRMETAQAAGRRIVEMVEEELRPSRILTREAFENAVRVNAAVGGSTNAVIHLTALAGRVGVELSLSDFDDLVRAVPTLVNLMPSGKYLMEDFCYAGGLPAVLAELLRGELLHGDQITVTGRTVADNTEHAERVGSDVITPLDAPFQPAGTGIAVLRGNLCPDGAVIKQSAASPHLLTHRGPARVFDSPEAYHEVVDDPELDVDENTVVIIRNAGPKGYPGMPEVSNVPLPAKLLKAGVKDLVRVCDGRMSGTGYGTVVLHVAPEAAVGGPLALVRDGDPVVLDVPNRTLHLDVDDAELGRRRQLWRAAAEQYAGGYTWLYTQHVEQADRGADFGFLRGRRGHGVPRDSH, encoded by the coding sequence ATGACCGACGGGCAGAGGACGAGCCGACGCAGCCAGGCATGGTTCGGCGCACAGGGCCGCAGCGGGATGATCTACCGCTCCTGGATGCGCAACCAGGGGTTCGGGCACGAGGTGTTCGACGGGCGCCCCGTCATCGGCATCGCGACCAGTGCCTCCGAACTCGCCCCGTGCAACGCCCATCTGACCCACGTCGCCGAAGCCGTCAAACGCGGCGTGTGGCAGGCGGGCGGGCTGCCGCTGCAGTTCCCCACCATGGCCACCGGCGAGACCCTGATGCGCCCCACCGCCATGCTGTACCGCAATTTGATGGCGATGGAGGTCGAGGAGCTGATCCGGGCCAACCCGCTCGACGGGGTCGTGCTGCTGTCCGGCTGTGACAAGACGACCCCCGCCATGCTCATGGGCGCCGCCAGCGTCGACCTGCCCGCCGTGATGGTCACCGGCGGGCCGATGCTCAACGGCAAGTACCGGGGTCAGGACGTGGGGTCCGGCACCCACGTGTGGAAGTTCGAGGAGGATCTCAAGGCCGGACGGATGACGGAGGAGGAATGCTTCTTCGCGGAAGGCTGCATGGCCCGCTCGAACGGGCACTGCATGACGATGGGGACCGCCTCGACGATGGCCTGCGTGGCGGAGGCGCTCGGCATGCAGCTGCCCGGTTCCGCGGCCTGGCCCGCGGTCGACTCCCGCCGGATGGAGACCGCGCAGGCGGCCGGGCGACGCATCGTGGAAATGGTGGAGGAGGAGCTGCGCCCCTCGCGGATCCTGACCCGGGAGGCCTTCGAGAACGCCGTCCGGGTCAACGCGGCCGTCGGAGGCTCCACGAACGCCGTCATCCACCTCACCGCCCTCGCCGGGCGCGTCGGCGTCGAGTTGAGCCTGTCGGACTTCGACGACCTGGTCCGCGCGGTGCCGACGCTGGTCAACCTGATGCCCAGCGGCAAGTACCTCATGGAGGACTTCTGCTACGCGGGCGGCCTGCCGGCCGTCCTGGCCGAGCTGCTCAGGGGCGAGTTGCTGCACGGCGACCAGATCACGGTCACCGGACGCACCGTCGCCGACAACACCGAGCACGCCGAACGCGTCGGCTCCGACGTCATCACCCCTCTCGACGCCCCCTTCCAGCCGGCCGGCACCGGCATCGCCGTGCTCCGCGGCAACCTGTGCCCCGACGGGGCCGTGATCAAGCAGTCCGCCGCGTCGCCCCACCTGCTCACCCACCGCGGCCCCGCGCGCGTCTTCGACTCCCCGGAGGCCTACCACGAGGTCGTCGACGACCCGGAGCTCGACGTCGACGAGAACACCGTCGTCATCATCCGCAACGCCGGTCCCAAGGGGTACCCCGGTATGCCCGAGGTCTCCAACGTCCCGCTCCCCGCGAAGCTGCTGAAGGCCGGCGTCAAGGACCTGGTGCGTGTCTGCGACGGCCGGATGAGCGGCACGGGCTACGGGACGGTGGTCCTGCACGTGGCGCCGGAGGCCGCCGTCGGCGGACCCCTCGCCCTGGTGCGCGACGGCGACCCCGTCGTCCTCGACGTTCCGAACCGCACCCTGCACCTGGACGTGGACGACGCCGAGCTCGGTCGGCGCCGGCAGCTGTGGAGGGCAGCCGCCGAGCAGTACGCCGGCGGCTACACCTGGCTCTACACGCAGCACGTGGAACAGGCCGACCGGGGAGCCGACTTCGGTTTCCTGCGCGGACGCCGTGGACACGGCGTCCCCCGCGACTCCCACTGA
- a CDS encoding FadR/GntR family transcriptional regulator, translating to MASRGRAEIVEHFPTTHQRVVDELGRRVVGGVWNPGDPLPVEDALAAELGVSRGVVREAVKALMAKGMLRVRPRTGTRVLPPEHWNHLDRDVLRWKQDGDAASLLRDTGELRLIVEPKAARLAAHRAGADDLRVLHESLAAMEAAAAAPGRSGYVEADLAFHRALLAASGNRLIGSLGRAVEIALEHSFLISTQTPGAVEASLPGHRAIVRAVEARDPEAAAEAALALIEAAEREIAQSPGMPNATPGDAG from the coding sequence ATGGCGTCCAGGGGGCGGGCAGAGATCGTGGAACACTTCCCCACCACGCACCAGCGTGTGGTCGACGAGCTGGGGCGGCGCGTCGTGGGCGGCGTCTGGAACCCGGGGGACCCGCTGCCCGTCGAGGACGCGCTCGCGGCCGAACTCGGCGTCAGCCGCGGGGTGGTGCGAGAAGCGGTCAAGGCACTGATGGCCAAGGGGATGCTGCGCGTACGACCGCGCACCGGCACCCGGGTGCTGCCTCCGGAGCACTGGAACCATCTCGACCGGGACGTCCTGCGCTGGAAGCAGGACGGGGACGCCGCGTCCCTGCTGCGCGACACGGGCGAACTGCGCCTGATCGTCGAGCCGAAGGCGGCCCGGCTCGCCGCCCACCGGGCCGGAGCCGACGACCTGCGAGTCCTGCACGAGTCGCTGGCCGCCATGGAGGCCGCGGCGGCGGCACCCGGCCGCAGTGGCTACGTCGAGGCCGACCTCGCCTTCCACCGGGCCCTGCTCGCCGCCAGCGGCAACCGTCTCATAGGCTCACTCGGCCGGGCCGTCGAGATCGCCCTGGAGCACAGCTTTCTCATCAGCACGCAGACCCCGGGAGCGGTGGAAGCCTCGTTGCCGGGGCACCGCGCCATCGTCCGGGCCGTCGAGGCCCGCGACCCCGAGGCCGCGGCCGAGGCCGCACTGGCCCTGATCGAAGCCGCCGAACGAGAGATCGCCCAGTCACCGGGCATGCCGAACGCGACCCCGGGCGACGCCGGATGA
- a CDS encoding coagulation factor 5/8 type domain-containing protein, translated as MPSSPTPSSASEPAGVRRRSLLGAAAAAPVLASLAGATSASAAVASGSGSGSGSADSPHGPRALPGGGDLGPSVIVFDPSTANIQGRLDEIFKQQESAQFGTGRYALLFKPGTYSGLNAQLGFYTSIAGLGLSPDDTTINGDVTVDAGWFDGNATQNFWRSAENLALVPVSGTNRWAVSQAAPFRRMHVRGGLNLAPDGYGWASGGYIADSRIDGEVGPYSQQQWYTRDSSVGGWLNAVWNMVFSGVEGAPAQSFPEPPYTTLETTPVSREKPFLYVDGDEYRVFLPEKRTDARGVSWGNGTPRGTSLPLSQFYVAGPGDSAATLNQALEEGLHLLLTPGIYHLDRTLDVNRAGTVVLGLGYATLIPDDGVTALRVADVDGVRLAGFLVDAGPVNSATLLEVGPEGASADHSANPTTVQDVFVRIGGAGPGRATTSLVVNSRHTVVDHTWVWRADHGDGVGWETNRADYGVVVNGDDVLITGLFVEHFNKYDVQWNGERGRTVFFQNEKAYDAPDQAAVQNGSVKGYAAYKVGDGVTEHEGWGLGSYCYYNVNPSIVQHHGFAAPNRPGVRFHGLLVVSLGGQGQYECVINDTGSPTSGTDTVPSKVVQYP; from the coding sequence ATGCCCTCTTCCCCCACGCCCTCCTCCGCCTCCGAGCCTGCCGGAGTACGGCGCCGCAGCCTGCTCGGTGCGGCCGCCGCGGCACCCGTGCTGGCGTCGCTGGCCGGCGCCACGTCCGCGTCCGCGGCCGTTGCTTCCGGCTCCGGCTCCGGCTCCGGTTCGGCCGACTCCCCCCACGGCCCGCGTGCCCTGCCCGGCGGCGGCGACCTGGGTCCGAGTGTCATCGTCTTCGACCCGTCCACGGCGAACATCCAGGGCCGACTGGACGAGATCTTCAAGCAGCAGGAGTCGGCCCAGTTCGGCACCGGCCGCTACGCGCTGCTGTTCAAGCCCGGCACGTACAGCGGCCTCAACGCCCAACTCGGCTTCTACACCTCGATCGCGGGCCTCGGCCTGTCCCCCGACGACACCACCATCAACGGCGACGTCACGGTCGACGCCGGATGGTTCGACGGCAACGCCACGCAGAACTTCTGGCGTTCGGCGGAGAACCTCGCCCTGGTCCCGGTCAGCGGCACCAACCGCTGGGCGGTCTCCCAGGCGGCGCCCTTCCGGCGCATGCACGTGCGCGGCGGCCTCAACCTCGCCCCCGACGGCTACGGTTGGGCCAGCGGCGGCTACATCGCCGACAGCAGGATCGACGGCGAGGTCGGCCCGTACTCGCAGCAGCAGTGGTACACCCGGGACAGTTCGGTCGGCGGCTGGCTCAACGCCGTGTGGAACATGGTCTTCTCCGGCGTGGAGGGAGCGCCCGCGCAGAGTTTCCCCGAGCCGCCGTACACCACGCTGGAGACGACGCCCGTCTCCCGGGAGAAGCCGTTCCTGTACGTCGACGGCGACGAGTACCGGGTGTTCCTGCCGGAGAAGCGCACCGACGCCCGCGGCGTCTCCTGGGGCAACGGCACCCCGCGCGGCACCTCGCTGCCACTCTCCCAGTTCTACGTGGCCGGGCCAGGGGACTCTGCGGCCACCCTCAACCAGGCCCTGGAAGAGGGCCTGCACCTGCTGCTGACACCCGGGATCTACCACCTGGACCGCACGCTCGACGTGAACCGCGCGGGCACGGTCGTCCTGGGTCTCGGCTACGCCACGCTCATCCCCGACGACGGCGTGACCGCTCTGAGGGTCGCGGACGTGGACGGCGTACGCCTGGCCGGGTTCCTGGTCGACGCGGGCCCGGTCAACTCGGCGACGCTGCTGGAGGTCGGGCCGGAGGGCGCGTCCGCGGACCACTCGGCCAATCCGACCACGGTCCAGGACGTGTTCGTCCGGATCGGCGGGGCGGGCCCCGGCAGGGCGACGACCAGCCTGGTCGTCAACAGTCGGCACACCGTGGTCGACCACACCTGGGTGTGGCGTGCCGACCACGGTGACGGCGTCGGCTGGGAGACCAACCGGGCCGACTACGGCGTGGTCGTGAACGGCGACGACGTGCTGATCACCGGCCTGTTCGTGGAGCACTTCAACAAGTACGACGTGCAGTGGAACGGTGAGCGCGGCCGCACGGTCTTCTTCCAGAACGAGAAGGCGTACGACGCCCCCGACCAGGCGGCCGTCCAGAACGGCTCGGTCAAGGGGTACGCGGCCTACAAGGTCGGGGACGGCGTCACCGAGCACGAGGGCTGGGGTCTGGGCAGCTACTGCTACTACAACGTGAACCCGTCCATCGTGCAGCACCACGGCTTCGCGGCGCCGAACCGGCCCGGCGTGCGCTTCCACGGGCTGCTCGTGGTGTCGCTGGGCGGCCAGGGGCAGTACGAGTGCGTCATCAACGACACGGGGTCGCCCACGTCGGGGACGGACACGGTGCCGTCGAAGGTGGTGCAGTACCCCTGA
- a CDS encoding DUF1996 domain-containing protein → MSRRSKVLSGTLVASALLLASVGIGTVAAGADTPAPASSAGAAHPAHAVQAARVGHTMAVSNAASPEDPDGDGYIPANPPVTGVTPSTAEPPHRYFHEFQANCAVSHTAPDDPIVFPQQPGKSHDHTFMGNTTTDANSTTASLDAGATTCLAPGDRSGYWMPTMYDGDRPVLPVGPQTIYYKAGVTDYTSVRPFPKGLRYVVASPMQSAQDFRDHPGFVEGWECGDSFFNVDFPADCPERQDVQVNIRFQAPSCWDGRNLDTPDHKSHMAYPVVNPGTNNNICPADHPVALPMIEFKMAFPVNGDLSQVRLASGASYSFHYDFFNAWDAPTLDAMVGHCIVGGLQCDARGYDQTHPEAGAALNEHYELP, encoded by the coding sequence ATGTCACGGAGATCGAAAGTTCTGTCCGGCACCCTCGTCGCGAGCGCGTTACTGCTGGCCTCGGTCGGCATCGGCACGGTCGCCGCCGGCGCGGACACCCCGGCGCCCGCTTCCTCGGCCGGTGCCGCGCATCCCGCGCACGCCGTGCAGGCGGCCCGAGTGGGGCACACCATGGCCGTCTCGAACGCCGCTTCGCCCGAAGACCCGGACGGCGACGGCTACATCCCCGCGAACCCGCCGGTCACCGGTGTCACCCCGTCGACCGCGGAACCGCCCCACCGCTACTTCCACGAGTTCCAGGCCAACTGCGCGGTCAGTCACACGGCGCCCGACGACCCGATCGTCTTCCCGCAGCAGCCCGGCAAGTCGCACGACCACACGTTCATGGGCAACACGACGACCGACGCGAACAGCACCACGGCCTCGCTCGACGCCGGGGCCACCACCTGCCTCGCGCCCGGCGACCGGTCCGGGTACTGGATGCCGACCATGTACGACGGCGACCGTCCGGTGCTTCCCGTGGGCCCCCAGACCATCTACTACAAGGCCGGCGTCACCGACTACACCAGCGTGCGGCCCTTCCCGAAGGGGCTGCGCTACGTCGTCGCAAGCCCCATGCAGAGCGCCCAGGACTTCCGCGACCACCCGGGCTTCGTCGAGGGCTGGGAGTGCGGCGACAGCTTCTTCAACGTCGACTTCCCGGCAGACTGCCCCGAACGCCAGGACGTCCAGGTCAACATCCGCTTCCAGGCCCCCAGTTGCTGGGACGGCAGGAACCTGGACACGCCGGACCACAAGAGCCACATGGCGTATCCGGTGGTCAACCCGGGGACCAACAACAACATCTGCCCGGCCGACCACCCGGTCGCCCTGCCGATGATCGAGTTCAAGATGGCCTTCCCGGTCAACGGCGATCTCTCCCAGGTGCGGCTGGCCAGTGGCGCGAGCTACTCGTTCCACTACGACTTCTTCAACGCCTGGGACGCGCCCACCCTCGACGCCATGGTCGGCCACTGCATCGTCGGCGGACTGCAGTGCGACGCGCGCGGCTACGACCAGACCCACCCGGAGGCCGGAGCGGCACTGAACGAGCACTACGAACTGCCCTGA